The genomic stretch ATGCATGATTTATTTGCTATTTAAAATTAAGCTTGCCTTTTCTTCATATGGAACCTAAAATCAGTGTTATATTCTATTTTTCTATTTATATGCATGCTTTATAGTGGCAGGGAACCAGCCTGTGAAGGCAACCACCGAGCGGTATGGTTTGGGCCCTCCCATCTGGGGTAGTTGCACGTGATTGCCAGTCCCCTATAGGGCCCAGGTTACGATGCGGCCCAATAGTGTTTGGGGGGTTTCTGGGCCTGTAGAAGGTTGATTTCCTTCTTAATCGAAATACCGTGGGGGCGATCTTTCCCCCACCGTTCGAGTTTCTTTTTTACGCTGATATGACAAGCATATCGATTATCCTAGTATGCACTAGAATTCAGTCTCATGAAACACTATTGGAGTAGATATGCATGTGAGCTCAATTGTGAGAAACAATGCGACCACTATCATCTTGCATTTTTTTCGTTACACTTTTGTATGCTTGATACTAAAATAATGTCACTTATGACTTGTGTACATCGCTGCAGATTACTGGTGCAATATATTATCTTCTCTCCATCGAACGGCAGATTACGTGTTGGGATCAGCAGTGCCTTGCTGAGTCCAACGTTACATCTTGCAACCTTAGATTTATAAGTTGTGAGAGTGATGGTTCTAACAGTTATTCTGAGTGGCAAAAGAAAACACAGATATTTGTCAACTGTAATGCCAATGACAATTCTATACAATTTAAGTACGGAATGTTTTCTAGTGCACTGAGTAAAGGCGCTGTCTCAGCTTCATTTCTTGAGAAGTACTTCTTTTGTCTTTGGTGGGGCTTGCTGCAGCTTAGGTAGTGATCTATCAAGATATTCTGTATTTTTTAAAGATCCATCAAGATATTCTATCACCTTGGGTTATTTTGTATGTCTCTAATACAATTACTAATGTTAAGGTCTGTGTCTATTGTCACCTTTCCAGTTCAAGCGGAAATCCTCTTCAAACAAGTGCATTTATCGTAGAGAACGCATTTGCGATAGCAATTGGTGCTATCAGTCTCATACTCTTTGCTCAGTTGATTGGCAATATGCAGGTAATGTCATAAACTCTCACTTCTGTAGTGCAATAAGATGTTTTGGACTTGACAGTTCATACTTTTTATGCCCATCTTGCCAAGTTAATCCTAGGATTGAATTAGCATGAATAATTGCATCATGTGTTAAATTTGTAAGCAAATTTTGAAAACTGAACTAGTTTGGCAAAATTATCATGTATTCAGTTATATTATGATGATATGTGTTAGGCTATTTTAACTTTCTGTCATTTTTTTGCTAACAAGCTAGAGGATAACTTCCATTTCATGGTTTGAAATTTCTGCTAAAAATAAGGCTATTACTGTTTCTGTATTCAGTGAGCCATTTTTCATATTGATAGACCTCTTGATGTCTGATTCAGAGATCACTTcgtattcttttcttcttttagaCATACCTGCAGTCTATCAGTAAAAGGCTTGAGGAGTGGAGGCTGAGGCAAAGGGACATGGATGAGTGGATGAGACATCATCAACTCCCAGCTCATCTTCAAGAACGTGTCCGGCGGTTTGTTCAAGTTAAATGGCTTGCGACACGAGGAGTAGAAGAAGAGTCCATCTTGCAAGCTTTGCCTGCTGACATACGCCGGGATGTGCAGCGACATCTTTGTTTGGACCTTGTTCGACGTGTAAGTTGCGGTTATACTATCATCTCGCAGCTGAATAAGTAGAATTTTAAGCCTTTGATTGTTGATGGAATGTTTACTGTATTTGGATGGAAAGAAACAAACTGTCACTCTGTTGCTAATTGCAATTGCTTCTAGTGCTAGTTGAAACTTGATATACATTCCATGGCATGCCTCTGATTCCATTCTTCAATGCAGGTCCCTTTTTTCTCTGAGATGGATGACCAACTTCTTGATGCCATCTGTGAGCGGCTGGTGTCTTTCCTGTGCCCTGAGAATACATACATCTCTCGCGAGGGTGATCCTGTGAATGAGATGCTTTTTATTATACGTGGCAAACTAGAGAGTTCAACAACCAATGGTGGCCGCAGCAACTTCTTCAACTCTATCATCCTGCGCCCTGGTGATTTCGCAGGTGAAGAACTGCTCACATGGGCCCTGCTTCCGAAGACCAACGTCCACTTCCCGCTTTCAACAAGGACCGTGCGGAGCCTCACAGAGGTGGAAGCCTTTGCTCTGCGAGCTGAGGACCTGAAGTTCGTTGCAAACCAGTTCCGAAGGCTCCACAGCAAGAAGCTCCAGCACACATTCCGGTTCTACTCCCACCACTGGAGGACATGGGCTGCCTGCTTCATCCaggcggcgtggcggcagcaCCAGAGAAGGAAGCTGGCTGAAAGCCTCAGCCGATTGGAGTCATACTCATGGTGGTCAGAGGATCATCTGGCTGCTGATAAACCCAGACAAGAAGGCACCTCAAGTGGTGGTAGGACGATTGCTGAGGGTGCCATTGCCCATATGCATAAGCTCGCATCTGCTTCCAGAAGGTTCCGTGCCAAGGACACTGCTATTCGCAGGTTGCAGAAGCCTGATGAGCCTGACTTCTCCGAAGACCATTTCGATTGAACCTGATGCTTTGCAGTTGGAAATACACGTTGTACAATTACAACCATAGTGTAATTTTATATTCTTACTAAACAAGAATTCTAGgtgttgtgaattgtgatagaAAAGGTGTATCATGTAATCCTTAGCTCGAGAATCTACCCTGTTAGTGTATAGACTTCATCTTTGCAGTGCATATGGACTTGAGAGTTCTGAAGCCTCATATATTGAGTTTCAGAGATGCCAATGAATCTGGACGATGCTCTGTTCAGGGACAGCAGCGCCAGCACTGACTTGGTACTTGGGTAGCACTGGTGTGGTGTCTGGTGACAAAAGATTTAGCTCAAGCACTGTCCAATGTACATTGAGATTCGTGATCCCGAAGCTCTTGTGCTATTTGGCTTTTGCTCTCTGGTCTCAGAGCCTCCGCCCTCCGTCTTGCTCACCTGAGTCACCTACTCACCTCCCCTATCCGCCGCGCCCAAGCCTCTCGGCTTCGTCGGCGTCTTCCTCGCTCAGTCTTCACCGCAGTAAGTGAGATTGAAATGAGCTTAGCATCAGATGCTAATCCCCTCCCCTCTTCGTTCGATTCCGATTTTGTTTTGCGTTTTTCTCTTGGCAAAGTTATGCTACGATAGCTGAGCTGCGCTGTTCGTGATGGTCATTTCACCCCCCAATCCAGCAGTGGCATGAGGGCGGGGCGGCCCAAGATCGGCGACCAGGCGACCAGCGACGTGGTTGTGCGGCTACGGACACCGGAGGGCCGCGACGAGTGGCTCTACTGCCActccgccgtcctcgccgccggcagcaCCTACTTCGCCGATCGCCTCTCCGACGCCTGGCCGACGTGCCAGATCCTCGGTTCGCGCTACTGCGTCGAGGTCTACTGCCAGGAGCTCGACCTCAGCTCCCATGTCACCGCGCTCCGCCTCCTATACGCCGCCGAGCCCTGCTCCCGCTTCGGCGTCCGCGGCGCGCTCGGCGTACTCCAGGCCGCCGTGAACCTCGGCTGCGCCCagatcgccgccgcctgcgccggctaCATCGAGTCCGCCCCCTGGGACgaggccgacgaggaggagatTCTGAGGACCGTCCCCGGCCTCGGCGCGCAGTACGAATACATCCTTGCGCGTCTCCGGCCGATCGATCCGGCTCCGGTAACCAGCATCTTCCTTTCGGCGTTCCGGCACGCCACGCGCTCGTCCGCAGCTGGGCCGGCGCGGGAGCTCAAGTCTGCAGCTCAGGAGCAGCTGGAGTATATGCTCACCGAGGATGACGACACACCATTGGTAGCCCTTGACAACATCGATGTCAAGTCTCAGGTGAAGGAATGTGTCACTGGTTTGCTGAACAGGTTCAGTGATTTCTTGAGTTCTGTACTGACGAAGCAGAAGGAGACGCCTCTTGTTGGTGACAATGGCGAACTTCAGCAGGAGCTGCACACATTTGTTTGTGACGTCTCCTGGGTCTGTCAGGTCTTGAGCAAGCTTGAGATGGTGAAGTGCATTGTTCTCTATTGGGTTGGAGTGTCATCTGATGTGGTTGAAGCTGTCGACGCAGTATGCCCTGGGCACGACTGTCTGAATACCAGGCTGAAGGTGGTAGAGGTGTCTGCAAAAGTACTGGAGGCTGTTGCGTTTGGCAATATTGTTCTTCCAACCGAGAAACGTCGTCATATGGTGAATGTCTGGATTGCCTTTGCAAGAACAACAAAGGCTTTGATTGTTCAGGCTGATcgtgatgacgacgatgatggtGATGTCGAGACACCAAAGGCAAACCTGGACAACGAGGTTTGGCAGGGGCTGGAGTCGGCATTTGTTTCAATTGTGCTGACACTGCCGTCAAATAGTCAAGCTGAGATTTTATCAGAGTGGCTCCAGTCAAAACATGTTCGATATCCTGACTTGACAGAGGCGTTTGAAGCCTGGTGTTACAGATCGAAGGTTGCCAAAAGAAGGTTCTCTTTCTTGAGTGACATTGATCGCGTATCTTGATCCTTGACTAGTCTAATCGCGCTGTGGAAAAATGCCATTTTGTTCATATTCCTACCATCTGACTCTCGAACTTGTCACTGATAGGATTGAGTTGCTGCCTTTCACTGAAACAGTCATAATGGAGCTCCATTATCTTGATTCCAACTCACCCCAGATCAGGTTGTCAGTTAAGTTTTGGTGGATTATCTGCTTATGAACTTACATTGAACATCGCTGATGGAATACACAGCAGTACACAGCACTATCGAGATAAAGTAGCCGACAGAACATCCTGGTCGATATACACAAGTCATGATCTGCACCTGCGTGTGGTTGAAGCTATGCTGCAAAATTGGAACAGACGCTGCTGTGGTTGGCAAATGACCAAAGCAAACCGGAGATACCTGAATTGAACAAGTTCACATGCTTTCGCTATTTTGTTAGAAGATGCACAGCTATGTTGATGCTCCCCTTTCTCAGGTTTTGTTACCTCCAGCGTGATGCTGGAGGCATAGCCGCATGTGCAGTGCTGAAAAGGGCTCTTGCTGCCAGAATGAGGAGATACCTGTGGTTCCTATTGAAATTGACAATATCAGTTATATCACAGTATATGTCTTGAATCTTGATAGCATCAAGTGGCCGACTCTTGACAGGCGGGATGGCAGCCAGATTTAGTACATTACGCACCATCCCTTGCTCTCCGCGAGGCAACAGTCTGTGATCAATAGGGCATCATTTCCTGCCCGCAGAAAAGAAATTTGTAATAAGTTGGTGTGAGATCAGCTAATCTTGTCTTTGAGGAAGTAATCGGGGATCGTGTGATCTGTTAATTGATTGGGTATTGATCATGAGATTTTGACAAGCATCCACGTGCCTGTCTCTTTTTGCTCGTGAGGGTTGCTTTGCCGAGTCACCACCATGTTCTAAATCGCGCAGTATATAGTAGGCAGTGGAAAACTGAAATTAACGACTTTAATCTCTGAATGTATTATTAACATCTACTGAGTAAGGTAATCAGTAACAGCGCCCATGGCCTAATGGATAAGGCGTCTGACTTCTAATCAGGCGATTGTGGGTTCgagtcccactgggcgtgcaaTTTACTTTTTTTGTGTTTTTATTCCCCCCGCTGGCCTGCCTGGATACCTCTGCGTCCATGTGCATCGATGAGAACCCACAGCATAGTAAGCCAAGCCTTCTGGTCGGTTGACAACCAGGAAGATCGGAACTAGATGCAAGCAGAGCATTCAGGACTACTGCTTTTGGCTGTCCGTTTTGCCTAATCTGGCTCCAACAAGACGTGGTCTACTCCCCGAGCTTTCTCCTGAAGGCCCCTTGCCGCCGTACGCCCGTACCGAGAGGCGAGAGAGATCGATCAATGGCGCGGTTTGCATGGCAGCGCTTGATGACAAGATGTTCGCGTGAGCTTGTGCTACCACTACAAGCTGCACAAGGGCAGAAGGGCTACAGCTGATCATCAGTCATCACTGGCCACCGATAGAGAAATTGCCTATCTGTATATTATTGACGAGTCCAACACTAGTTGCTGAGTCCAACTTGAATGGACGGACGCTCTAGATGATTGATCTCTGTACTGAAACTACATGACTGCAACTAACTATACTCATGCGGTGCTAAAGCGATAGAGCAGCTCTCGGTCGATCGTCTGCTACAACTTTTTTCCTTCGTGATGACGAGTAGTTGTACTGGTTGTTATCACTGCCATGGCAAATCAGCTTTCTCAAAAGAGCAACAAAAGTCTTGCTGGCTCCTGTAGTAGCTTGTTGATAGCTCTGCGACAAGGCCACACGTGCTGTTCCGGTCCGCAAACGCCATCAAATTTCCACTGTTAACGTCCCCTATCCTGGATCTGGATGCGTGCTGGACATGAACTCGTGTAGAAAGAGCTAGTAAAGCGTTCGTTGTGGAAATGCTTGCAAGTTTACTATGCGTATACTCCATATACAGTCCATATACACACATGGACATTTTGTGTTTCCTGAGAAtatctcgatcgatcgatcgatgtgTCGGCACGTCGTCGCTCCTGGAACTAGTAGCGATATTGCAAAGCAAAAGCCTAGCTACTGCATTttccaataatttttttttgggatGCCATTTCCTTCGAGTTcgggagaaaaagaagaagcgtaggtttttttttttttttgagatcagAACGTAGTACAATCGAGAGGGGATACAGGAAACATCATGTGCAGCGGGGCCTGTCAGCCCAGAAAATGGCCCATTGCCTGGCTGGCCCAACCAAACAAAGCGGCTGCCAAGCCCAGGAAATGGCCTCCTTCTCCTGGCCTCCTGGGCCGGGCCTGTCAGCCGCAGTGTACAAGAGGCTGACCATTCGAATTCGCAAACTAGAGTAGAAGACGAGTAGACGCACGTATCCAGAAAAGGAAAGTGCccgttcgtttcaaaaaaaaagaagaaaaaacaaagaaaagtgCCAGTTCCAATTCCCAAATGTCCACAGtccaccgccaccggccggcggccgccgccgcgccgccattcCAGATCTGCCATGGGGGTGGTCGCCGGAGCCAACGGGAAGGGGAGGCAGCCAGCAGAAGAGGAAGGGCAAGGCCCGGACTACATCAGCGGCCTTCCGGACGCCGTCCTCGGCGACATCGTCTCCCGCCTCCCCACAAAGGACGGCGCTCGCACGCAGGCCCTCTCCTCCCTGTGGCGCCACGTGCGGCGCTCCGCTCCCCTCAACCTGGACCTCCGCTTCCATCCCATCCCCCTCGGCAAGGTGCCCCGCGTCCTCTCCTCGCACCCGGGCCCTGCCCGCCGCTTCTCCACCCCCGCGTGCTACGGGAAGCTCCGCGACGCACCGCCGTGACCCTGGACGGCTGGCTCCGCTCCCGCGCCCTCGACGGCCTCCAGGAGCTCGACTTCCACTACGACATCCCGGCTCGGGATCGGGGGAAtcctccgccgctgcccgcACCGGCACTCCGCTTCTCGTGCACTCTTCGCGTCGCCAGATTCTGCTTCTGCCGTTTCCCGGATGGAATCGATGTCCGCTTGCCGGTTCTCGAGGAGCTGCACCTTTCGCATGGCATCATCTCGGAGAGTTCTGTGCATGCCTTGCTTCGCCGGCTGCCCTGTTCTGCAGAGGTTGCGGCTAACTTACAATGATGGCTGCACTAGTGTTCGGATCGCGTCCCCTACCATCAGAAGCGTTGATGTAGGTCGAGGTTCGGGAGACCTCGGTTTGCAGCAACTCGTCATCGAGGATGCTCCCTGCCTGGAGAGATTACGTCATGATACTCCTATTTCACATCACAAGATGATGGACATCTTGGTGATCTCGGGGCCAAAATTGAGCATTTTGGGGCGTATCTATGATCACTTTCCCAGATTTGAGATTGGCACCACAGTTTTTAAGGTACATGCGCTTTTATCTTTATAAGAATCTCAAGTCTCTTTGCTTCATCATGGTGTCAACTGTCAATCTTCGGATTTTTCCTCACATCCATCTTCACAAGACTATCGTGTCTCTTTGCTTCATTATGGTTTCAACTTTTGTATTTTGTGCTTACATTTGTATTTTGTGCGCACTGTGAAGGTCTTTATCTTTGTCAAACAAGAGTCTTCGTTTGGGTTTGGTTCTTAACTTCATGAAATGCTTTCCCTGCTTGGAGCAGCTGAACATCAATGTGAGTAAACTTACTCTTTAATTCAGTTTCCGTCTGCATTGATTATTTTGTAACTTACTATTGCTTCAATACTTGTTCTAGAGTAGGTTGTCACTATTTTTGTGTTTATTTGGCCTTTCCCGACATTATTCTAAGGAAGGGAAAATGTGTGGGGTAATGGACTCTGCAATCTTATTAATACCCATGGCACTTGTTTGAAGAAAATTGTGTTGAGAAACTATAGAGGCAACGAGTCACATGTTAACTTTGTCAAGTTCTTTGTATTGAATGCAAGGGTTATAGAGTCAATAAGGCTTGTGTTGAAGTTTAGGAACGTTAGCAATAGTTGGATTGAAGGACAGCGCAGCCTGCTTCAGTTTGAAATGAGAGCTTCCAAGGGTGCACAGTTGGATTTTGTGTCTTCTGATAGTTTGCGTGATGAGGAAACCGCGTGATTTCTCCAGAGAGGACCTCATTTCCAGGTATCATAACTGGTCctgatttctttctttccatGGATTAGGGCACCAGACTATACTATTTATCAGACACTTACTGGTCACCTGTTTGCAGCATTTCGATGTCTCTTCTCATGGAATATTGTTCAAGATACAGGATTACCGGACCATGAACCACATACACCTAGGGAGAAGCAGATTCCTGTCTGCTTGGGGCAATGGAACAGTGACTTCAATCTTGTTGTAGCTCTGCCAAAAGTGCAAGGAAGCCTGCATTTTCACTTGTGCTACTGCTAACTACTGTACATGTATAAACTTGTAGACTTGTGATAGTCCTGTCAACAGGGATGGTCATTTGGCTTGTCTGCTACAGGTTCTGTCGTGGATCTATGACTGCTAACTACTGTACATGTATAAACTTGTAGACTTGTGATAGTCCTGTCAACAGGGATGGTCATTTGGCTTGTCTGCTACAGGTTCTGTCGTGGATCTATGACTGACCAGTTGCAGCAACTGATTTCCTGCCCTAAGACTTGTTCCTGGCTGGTAGGATGAAAGTACCATGATTGTAAACGCCTTTGAGATGCCTCGACATCCATTTCTCATGACAGTAGCACAGCAGTGAGAAACCATCGAGGCAGAAACTCAAGGAATGAATTTCACGTTGTTCATTTTGCTCGATGCGAAAAAGCTGGAGTCGTCAATGAGATATTGACGGGTGAACTCTACATTGAGAACAAGGGGTTGTCTTTTGCAGCTCACATCGTGGTAATATAAGTAGAGCAGAATTCCAACCTGAGAATTTGGGAGATACAATTTCCAGCTTAGAGTAGCAGCTTGACATACAGCTCCTCATGACAGTTTTTTTCAGAATTGCATGAACGCTCACGCCCCTTTGGTAAGCTGTGAACAAGAACAGGAAGATGAGTTGATTAAAGCCAGACCGAATACAATCAATTTTCCATTGCTTGAAGAGGTGGATACCAATCATCCCTGATGATCCATGACACATATTCAGTAGAAGACTACCGTAGGACAACACGCGCTAATGCGAGAGGTAGCCTAGCAAATGTTCCAACGCGCCCCAAAGCACCTCTACGATCAACAAACCAGTTAAGATGATCAATAAACTAATAATATAAGTCCTCAATGATCAATCAGTTATCAGTCAATCATATCTAGATACATCCCCGATCAAACCAGAAAGAAAGTAAAGCAAAGCAACCAAGGGTTCTGTCCCTCACCAGTACTGATAAGATGCTACGGCCGATCGATCAATAGATACAGATACACCGTGATGCAAGCTAGCTAGATGAACTGAGCGGAGAGGAGCCTGCGTGCGCACGGCACGCTCATCTCAGTGCGCGCCCCACCACTCTACTGTTGGGTTGTCCCGTTTGCCTCATCTGGCTCCAACACGATGCGCTCCCTGAGATTTCCGTCTCCTGAACCTGAACCCATCGTCCTCCCTCGCCGTCCTCAACTGCTGCTTGAGAAACCAAGATGGCACGGTTCGGCACGGCGCAGAGATATGACAGGATGTTTGCCTGAGCTCGTGCTACGGCATCGACTGACTTTTCCAGCCATATATGCATCGACCTGACCAGCTCGCTTGCTTCTCGATCAGGATGGGAACGTACGTGCGTGCGCTCTCTGCAGCTAGGTAACCATGATGGGTGACAGCGCGAGCAACTAATTAAGCATCGAGGACGGGAAGCCGCTGCTAGCTGCCAGCAAGTCTTCCTGCATGCTGTAGACGACCAATCAGCGGCGGCGGGTTTGGAGCCTTTCGCTCTGTCTGAAGCTGCAGAGATGGTGACTTCAGCAGGAGTAGGTATCTTCAGGGCTGTGGTTTTTCCTTGGACTTATTGTGTTAGTCACATGCGTAGGATTAAGCTATGATTGTGATTGTCCAGCAGGAGGGAAAGAATCAAGCAAGATGGATTAGGGGCGCTTAGGGCAGCAGCTGGGCCCTAAGCCACTAACACACGACATTGTCGCCATCTTGTAGCCACCTATAGATACCTAGCTACTCCTATATACTTATATATACATACTCCAATAGTGTGCATTGAATAAGCTTTGCTTTTCCGGTGCTagccatgcatgcatacatacacAGGTTAATTAGGAGTACCAATGTACGTACACTACTACACTTACTGGTAGTTCAATATGCATACGCCAACATGGAGATGGTTTCAGAAACGCCTTAGCATACTACACCATTAACAACCTGAACACGACTATCACTTGATTAATTCCAAGCTTGaagtgttcttttttttcccgaCAAATCAGTTTGATATGACCTGTTGAATC from Setaria italica strain Yugu1 chromosome II, Setaria_italica_v2.0, whole genome shotgun sequence encodes the following:
- the LOC101766852 gene encoding BTB/POZ domain-containing protein At3g05675, with amino-acid sequence MRAGRPKIGDQATSDVVVRLRTPEGRDEWLYCHSAVLAAGSTYFADRLSDAWPTCQILGSRYCVEVYCQELDLSSHVTALRLLYAAEPCSRFGVRGALGVLQAAVNLGCAQIAAACAGYIESAPWDEADEEEILRTVPGLGAQYEYILARLRPIDPAPVTSIFLSAFRHATRSSAAGPARELKSAAQEQLEYMLTEDDDTPLVALDNIDVKSQVKECVTGLLNRFSDFLSSVLTKQKETPLVGDNGELQQELHTFVCDVSWVCQVLSKLEMVKCIVLYWVGVSSDVVEAVDAVCPGHDCLNTRLKVVEVSAKVLEAVAFGNIVLPTEKRRHMVNVWIAFARTTKALIVQADRDDDDDGDVETPKANLDNEVWQGLESAFVSIVLTLPSNSQAEILSEWLQSKHVRYPDLTEAFEAWCYRSKVAKRRFSFLSDIDRVS
- the LOC101766431 gene encoding cyclic nucleotide-gated ion channel 17; translation: MFGSRVQDEVEMQRRPNNRIFPDERQNQSKPLYQAARADRFGANRIDVKNPEKLKMLNEGSKPWHQRILDPGSNIVLSWNRVFLVACLFALFIDPFFYYLPLVREHGNGSSCVAKDQGLSIRITVLRSLADLFYMLNIAIKFHTAYVDPKSRVLGKGELVVDIKKIQQRYIRTDFFVDILAAVPLPQVTVWLIMPAIKNSDYNVRNTAFALIIVIQYVIRMYLIVPLSNQIIKAVGVVAKSAWGGAAYNLLLYMLASHITGAIYYLLSIERQITCWDQQCLAESNVTSCNLRFISCESDGSNSYSEWQKKTQIFVNCNANDNSIQFKYGMFSSALSKGAVSASFLEKYFFCLWWGLLQLSSSGNPLQTSAFIVENAFAIAIGAISLILFAQLIGNMQTYLQSISKRLEEWRLRQRDMDEWMRHHQLPAHLQERVRRFVQVKWLATRGVEEESILQALPADIRRDVQRHLCLDLVRRVPFFSEMDDQLLDAICERLVSFLCPENTYISREGDPVNEMLFIIRGKLESSTTNGGRSNFFNSIILRPGDFAGEELLTWALLPKTNVHFPLSTRTVRSLTEVEAFALRAEDLKFVANQFRRLHSKKLQHTFRFYSHHWRTWAACFIQAAWRQHQRRKLAESLSRLESYSWWSEDHLAADKPRQEGTSSGGRTIAEGAIAHMHKLASASRRFRAKDTAIRRLQKPDEPDFSEDHFD